In Pseudomonas oryzicola, one DNA window encodes the following:
- the phaZ gene encoding poly(3-hydroxyalkanoate) depolymerase, producing MPQPYIFRTVELDNQSIRTAVRPGKPHLTPLLIFNGIGANLELVFPFIEALDPDLEVIAFDVPGVGGSSTPRHPYRFPGLAKLTARMLDYLDYGQVNVIGVSWGGALAQQFAHDYPERCKKLVLAATAAGAVMVPGKPKVLWMMASPRRYVQPSHVIRIAPLIYGGGFRRDPDLAMQHAAKVRSGGKMGYYWQLFAGLGWTSIHWLHKIQQPTLVLAGDDDPLIPLINMRLLAWRIPNAQLHIIDDGHLFLITRAEAVAPIIMSFLQQERQRAVMHPRPAPGA from the coding sequence ATGCCGCAACCCTATATCTTCAGGACTGTCGAGCTGGATAACCAGTCCATCCGTACCGCCGTCCGCCCGGGCAAGCCACACCTGACGCCGTTGCTTATCTTCAACGGCATCGGCGCCAACCTGGAGCTGGTGTTCCCGTTCATCGAGGCACTGGACCCGGACCTGGAAGTCATCGCCTTCGATGTACCAGGGGTCGGCGGTTCGTCAACGCCTCGTCACCCGTACCGGTTTCCCGGGCTGGCCAAGCTCACGGCACGGATGCTGGATTACCTCGACTACGGCCAGGTCAACGTCATCGGCGTGTCCTGGGGTGGCGCCCTGGCCCAGCAGTTCGCCCACGACTACCCCGAGCGTTGCAAGAAGCTGGTGCTGGCCGCTACCGCTGCCGGTGCAGTGATGGTGCCAGGCAAGCCCAAGGTGCTGTGGATGATGGCCAGCCCGCGACGCTACGTACAGCCGTCGCATGTTATCCGCATTGCGCCGTTGATCTATGGCGGCGGCTTCCGGCGCGACCCGGACCTGGCCATGCAGCATGCCGCCAAGGTGCGCTCCGGGGGCAAGATGGGTTACTACTGGCAGCTGTTCGCCGGGCTCGGCTGGACCAGCATCCACTGGCTGCACAAGATCCAGCAGCCAACCCTGGTGCTGGCCGGTGACGACGATCCACTGATCCCGCTGATCAACATGCGCCTGCTGGCCTGGCGGATTCCCAATGCCCAGCTACACATTATCGACGACGGTCATCTGTTCCTGATCACCCGGGCCGAAGCCGTCGCCCCGATCATCATGAGTTTCCTTCAGCAAGAGCGCCAGCGCGCTGTCATGCACCCACGCCCGGCTCCGGGTGCGTGA
- a CDS encoding TetR/AcrR family transcriptional regulator, whose product MKTRDRILECALQLFNQQGEPNVSTLEIANEMGISPGNLYYHFHGKEPLVLSLFERFEEALMPLLDPPLEVRLDAEDYWLFLHLIVEHMAQYRFLFQDLSNLTGRLPKLARGMRSLINALKRTLAALLASLKGQGLVESETQALGQLVEQITLTLMFSLDYQRVLGREGDVGIVVYQVMMLVAPHLQAQARAAAEQLAVRYLEE is encoded by the coding sequence ATGAAGACTCGCGACCGAATCCTCGAATGTGCCTTGCAGCTGTTCAACCAGCAGGGTGAGCCGAACGTTTCCACCCTGGAGATCGCCAACGAAATGGGCATCAGCCCTGGCAACCTGTATTACCACTTCCATGGCAAGGAGCCCTTGGTACTGAGCCTGTTCGAGCGCTTCGAAGAGGCGCTGATGCCCTTGCTCGACCCACCGCTCGAGGTACGCCTGGACGCCGAAGACTACTGGCTGTTCTTGCACCTGATTGTCGAGCACATGGCGCAGTACCGGTTTCTGTTCCAGGACCTGTCGAACCTGACCGGGCGCCTGCCCAAGCTGGCGCGCGGTATGCGCAGCCTGATCAACGCGCTCAAGCGTACGCTGGCAGCGTTGCTGGCCAGCCTCAAGGGCCAGGGGCTGGTCGAAAGCGAGACCCAGGCGCTGGGGCAACTGGTGGAGCAGATCACCCTGACCCTGATGTTCTCGCTGGATTATCAGCGAGTGCTGGGGCGCGAGGGGGACGTGGGCATTGTGGTGTATCAGGTGATGATGCTGGTGGCGCCGCATCTGCAGGCCCAGGCGCGGGCGGCGGCGGAGCAGTTGGCAGTGCGGTATCTGGAGGAGTAG
- the phaC gene encoding class II poly(R)-hydroxyalkanoic acid synthase translates to MSNKNNDELQRQASENTLGLNPVIGIRRKDLLSSARTVLRQAVRQPLHSAKHVAHFGLELKNVLLGKSSLAPESDDRRFSDPAWSHNPLYRRYLQTYLAWRKELQDWIGSSDLSPQDISRGQFVINLMTEAMAPTNTLSNPAAVKRFFETGGKSLLDGLSNLAKDLVNNGGMPSQVNMDAFEVGKNLGTSEGAVVYRNDVLELIQYSPITEQVHARPLLVVPPQINKFYVFDLSPEKSLARYCLRSQQQTFIISWRNPTKAQREWGLSTYIDALKEAVDAVLAITGSKDLNMLGACSGGITCTALVGHYAALGENKVNALTLLVSVLDTTMDNQVALFVDEQTLEAAKRHSYQAGVLEGSEMAKVFAWMRPNDLIWNYWVNNYLLGNEPPVFDILFWNNDTTRLPAAFHGDLIEMFKSNPLTRANALEVCGTPIDLKQVQCDIFSVAGTADHITPWQSCYRSAHLFGGKIEFVLSNSGHIQSILNPPGNPKARFMTGTDRPGDPLAWQENATKHADSWWLHWQSWLAERAGELKKAPTRLGNRAYAAGEAAPGTYVHER, encoded by the coding sequence ATGAGTAACAAGAACAACGATGAGCTGCAGCGGCAAGCCTCGGAAAATACCCTGGGGCTGAACCCGGTCATCGGTATTCGTCGCAAGGACCTGTTGAGTTCGGCACGTACCGTGCTGCGCCAGGCCGTGCGCCAACCGCTGCACAGCGCCAAGCATGTGGCCCACTTCGGCCTGGAGCTGAAGAATGTGCTACTGGGCAAATCCAGCCTGGCCCCGGAAAGCGACGACCGTCGCTTCAGTGACCCGGCCTGGAGCCACAACCCGCTTTACCGCCGCTACCTGCAGACATACCTGGCCTGGCGCAAGGAGCTGCAGGACTGGATCGGCAGCAGCGACCTGTCGCCCCAGGACATCAGCCGCGGCCAGTTCGTCATCAACCTGATGACCGAAGCCATGGCACCGACCAATACCCTGTCCAACCCTGCGGCGGTCAAGCGCTTCTTCGAAACCGGCGGCAAGAGCCTGCTGGACGGCCTGTCCAACCTGGCCAAGGACCTGGTCAACAATGGCGGTATGCCCAGCCAAGTGAACATGGACGCCTTCGAAGTGGGCAAGAACCTGGGCACCAGCGAAGGCGCCGTTGTATACCGCAACGACGTGCTGGAACTGATCCAGTACAGCCCGATCACCGAGCAGGTGCATGCCCGCCCATTGCTGGTGGTACCGCCGCAGATCAACAAGTTCTACGTGTTCGACCTGAGCCCGGAAAAGAGCCTGGCGCGCTACTGCCTGCGTTCGCAGCAACAGACCTTCATCATCAGTTGGCGCAACCCGACCAAGGCCCAGCGCGAGTGGGGCCTGTCGACCTACATCGATGCGCTCAAGGAAGCGGTCGACGCGGTGTTGGCGATTACCGGCAGCAAGGACCTGAACATGCTCGGTGCCTGTTCCGGCGGTATTACCTGTACTGCCCTGGTGGGCCACTATGCCGCCCTGGGCGAGAACAAGGTCAATGCCCTGACCCTGCTGGTGAGCGTGCTGGACACCACCATGGATAACCAGGTCGCCCTGTTCGTCGACGAGCAGACCCTGGAGGCAGCCAAGCGCCACTCCTACCAGGCCGGTGTGCTCGAAGGTAGCGAAATGGCCAAGGTGTTCGCCTGGATGCGCCCCAACGACCTGATCTGGAACTACTGGGTCAACAACTACCTGCTCGGCAACGAGCCGCCGGTGTTCGACATCCTGTTCTGGAACAATGACACCACGCGCCTGCCGGCCGCCTTCCATGGCGACCTGATCGAAATGTTCAAGAGCAACCCGCTGACCCGCGCCAATGCCCTGGAAGTGTGCGGCACGCCGATCGACCTGAAGCAGGTGCAGTGCGACATCTTCAGCGTGGCCGGCACTGCCGACCACATCACCCCGTGGCAGTCGTGCTACCGCTCGGCGCACCTGTTCGGCGGCAAGATCGAGTTCGTGTTGTCCAACAGCGGGCATATCCAGAGCATCCTGAATCCGCCGGGCAACCCCAAAGCGCGTTTCATGACCGGTACAGATCGCCCAGGTGATCCGCTGGCCTGGCAGGAAAACGCCACCAAGCATGCCGACTCGTGGTGGCTGCACTGGCAAAGCTGGCTGGCCGAGCGGGCCGGTGAGCTGAAGAAGGCGCCGACGCGCCTGGGCAACCGGGCCTACGCCGCCGGCGAAGCCGCCCCGGGGACATACGTCCACGAGCGTTGA
- a CDS encoding phasin family protein, which produces MAGKKNTEKEGSSWVGGIEKYSRKIWLAGLGIYSKIDQDGPKLFDSLVKDGEKAEKQAKKTAEEVAETAKSSTSSRVSGVKDRALGKWSELEEAFDKRLNSAISRLGVPSRNEIKALHQQVDSLTKQIEKLTGASVTPVSSRAAAKPATSKAAAKPLAKTAAAKPAAKTAAAKPATRTAAAKPAAKPAAKPAAAKPAAAKKPAVKKAPAKPAAAKPAAATTSAAPAATAAPAPAAAPASSTPSAANGSGTLI; this is translated from the coding sequence ATGGCTGGCAAGAAGAACACCGAGAAAGAAGGCAGCTCCTGGGTCGGCGGGATCGAGAAGTACTCCCGCAAGATCTGGCTGGCGGGGCTGGGTATCTATTCGAAGATCGACCAGGACGGCCCGAAGCTGTTCGACTCGCTGGTAAAGGATGGCGAGAAGGCCGAGAAGCAGGCAAAGAAGACCGCTGAAGAGGTGGCGGAAACCGCCAAGTCGTCGACCAGCTCGCGCGTGTCTGGCGTCAAGGACCGTGCGTTGGGCAAGTGGAGCGAACTCGAAGAGGCTTTCGACAAGCGCCTGAACAGCGCCATCTCGCGCCTTGGCGTGCCGAGCCGCAACGAGATCAAGGCGCTGCACCAGCAGGTGGACAGCCTGACCAAGCAGATCGAGAAACTGACCGGTGCATCGGTCACGCCGGTTTCGTCGCGTGCTGCTGCCAAGCCGGCCACGAGCAAGGCAGCGGCCAAGCCACTGGCCAAGACAGCAGCGGCCAAGCCTGCTGCCAAAACCGCAGCGGCCAAGCCGGCGACCAGGACGGCAGCGGCAAAACCTGCAGCCAAGCCTGCGGCGAAACCGGCAGCGGCCAAGCCAGCGGCAGCGAAGAAGCCAGCGGTGAAAAAGGCACCGGCGAAACCGGCAGCCGCCAAACCGGCAGCGGCTACTACCAGTGCTGCGCCAGCTGCGACCGCCGCCCCGGCACCTGCCGCCGCGCCGGCCAGCAGCACGCCGTCGGCAGCCAATGGCAGCGGTACTCTGATCTGA
- a CDS encoding DUF6543 domain-containing protein: MTDSTPLSTFRQRVASCFAQRPGLRQVLSVQGFNALVDRYPFIRNNHPQLTSLDDFHILRAPAGQDEPGRQPLLLDELLDHFRTGTHLQLKASDALSIRPPHVFVAQEQGADAIAQPGITLDMYKVSSDLDGLLDTLTEAFQQAQVGFWSGSDPLSGVSRLHWLELLIKAAMLNNVQYQGLDADERATLYAMLDGARTGITISAIRLEFGVGLQTFERPLLDLLLSTTRGARQLLLWCKPCGIIRSYPDQAAFSATFQAEMAERYRFDSLTWSRTALEGDPFAYQAKQLLNVVLDDIRRLTLAHVQTVSEMEGAYARVSDPSLHFLQQAYLVEGLPAIQLPDWLADATSEDRFEYHAALLDLAARQGHSGGASSLADIETIERYANRRLREQIQATYPDKTAYDPDTVLIAVSQQIPNTSAPNPQYLFLRHESLTSLAITRLPAHEVMTRVSAPADSWLSIEQVHTLIHQVDVGGSYPRFLRDQVEAQPRRAERIRQYAWEWRSALRFSVLKASISKQLSENARRALLNFCAGIGDRLEQPRIAPLAFLCAPGASASDRAHGMFIIGLPGQHSWMLYRPFYADQALLEFASLALLMVAIRKEGELQRSVLHWLEDAAREVYENDGFNFPHLPPRLSGLAHLLGVDAALAATALDNLRRPVNASFEAWTGDLDSHLLDARVEAILHVAATGSVSNAQERWALAKAAAWAVFNTATVFCSGLLANVAWLVAALSAAKDDLALLADGGRDEQIVAATDLLTNLAMLLAHRVAHATSATEAPVTVRLSEPAERNTPSGRSSGSIEEQPWAEPATELRPTPIRVDSWSANQRLANLSPERLQALARLQARQSLQGHTPLGTGRLRGLYEVDQRYYVKLAGIAFEVQQTWGGVQIIGPDESSGEWVAQWGGADDGYHIVGRQRSRGPWVTRWNDEWVLNVTGAGGMPNTSQVRSHNRQAYEQLLATAKANQTELSRLGPLMEKSRQKLQAYDDLAAAFNVAYQALPETQRASLPEHLQVQRRQLLAMRERHLLDLKGVSLFLEKQANALKAGVEAFRQMLEPRFARYDRAGGNERRLGEWTGAAIENDMLLLRRLYELPNHERLRALGHGLDKFPVGQEQLSRYAELRKATRDALDVARRILVVSERLDETLPLALDDDRVRFEHKKSKIEQAIRLRPNSTLIVRAQVLSDMAYLTLDKSQLTVESAAELLPLQDALSDPHLSSMLWSHDGLAAANLPYQQQVDILSDALREYRAVLGKACYLQSFEHPAIDSAMLADYVKQLQALVHLTEAELSAALTGIDTSASPLPARVTHQVRAGRRTVIRTSRGRSILVEQAREGNRAIQHNPLTQQPAGKYEQRDGVWLELPVQQPPMQPDTTQLRHRAASLLAQKDTRLAVAARYTDEPNSLSDLMDWQIEDMREVAQQLASSDQPKDIEQVNELAKAVESVTAEKHRLLTDAYLNTRHPDARALRYLSEQHRLQIARTTIRKALSKPDDYLDVYQIRDVEAAQTVLWEAHFHYRSADAPARAFVKGHLKFWEPRGKAREARMEEASSTAERLQIYRGDLRLEQVEGLIPFPDQ; the protein is encoded by the coding sequence ATGACCGATTCCACCCCCCTATCCACTTTCAGACAACGGGTAGCAAGCTGCTTTGCCCAGCGCCCGGGCCTGCGCCAGGTATTGTCCGTGCAAGGCTTCAACGCCCTTGTCGATCGCTACCCCTTCATCCGCAACAATCATCCGCAGCTGACATCGCTTGATGATTTCCACATCCTGCGGGCCCCAGCCGGCCAAGACGAACCCGGCCGGCAACCGTTACTGCTGGATGAACTGCTGGACCATTTCCGTACCGGCACACACCTGCAGCTGAAGGCTTCGGACGCTTTGAGCATCCGTCCGCCGCACGTGTTCGTCGCCCAGGAACAGGGTGCCGACGCCATCGCCCAGCCTGGCATAACCCTGGACATGTACAAGGTGTCCAGTGATCTCGATGGCCTTCTGGATACCCTGACAGAGGCGTTTCAGCAGGCTCAGGTCGGTTTCTGGAGCGGCTCGGACCCGCTTTCGGGGGTATCCCGCCTACATTGGCTTGAACTGCTGATCAAGGCTGCAATGCTCAACAATGTGCAGTACCAGGGCCTGGATGCAGATGAGCGAGCAACGTTGTACGCCATGCTCGATGGCGCCCGAACCGGCATTACGATCAGCGCCATCAGGCTCGAATTCGGCGTTGGCCTGCAGACCTTCGAACGGCCACTGCTGGACCTGCTGCTGAGCACAACGCGCGGCGCTCGCCAACTGCTGCTGTGGTGCAAACCCTGCGGCATCATTCGTAGCTACCCCGACCAGGCAGCATTCTCGGCCACATTTCAGGCCGAAATGGCTGAGCGCTATCGCTTCGACAGCTTGACCTGGTCGCGTACTGCACTGGAAGGCGACCCGTTTGCCTACCAGGCGAAACAACTGCTCAATGTGGTCCTCGACGATATCCGCCGCCTAACCCTTGCACACGTGCAGACAGTCAGCGAAATGGAAGGTGCCTATGCGCGGGTCAGCGATCCATCGCTGCACTTTCTGCAGCAGGCCTACCTGGTGGAAGGTTTGCCTGCTATACAGCTACCAGACTGGCTCGCAGACGCCACATCCGAAGACCGCTTCGAATACCACGCCGCACTGCTCGATCTCGCCGCCCGTCAAGGACACAGCGGGGGCGCGAGCTCGCTTGCTGATATCGAGACCATCGAGCGCTATGCCAACCGCCGACTACGCGAACAGATTCAGGCCACATATCCCGACAAAACCGCCTACGATCCTGACACAGTGCTGATTGCCGTCTCCCAACAGATCCCGAACACGTCGGCCCCAAACCCGCAATACCTGTTTTTGCGCCACGAGAGCCTGACCAGCCTGGCGATCACCCGCCTACCAGCGCACGAAGTCATGACCCGGGTCAGTGCCCCGGCTGACAGCTGGCTGAGCATCGAACAGGTACACACGTTGATCCACCAGGTGGATGTCGGTGGCTCATACCCGCGTTTTCTGCGAGACCAGGTCGAGGCACAGCCGCGCAGGGCGGAACGGATCAGGCAGTACGCCTGGGAATGGCGTTCCGCGCTACGCTTCAGTGTGCTCAAGGCCAGTATCAGCAAACAGCTCAGCGAAAACGCGCGCCGGGCACTGTTGAATTTCTGCGCAGGCATTGGCGATAGACTCGAACAGCCGCGTATTGCCCCATTGGCCTTTCTCTGCGCGCCCGGGGCCTCGGCAAGCGATCGGGCGCATGGCATGTTCATCATCGGACTGCCGGGCCAGCACAGCTGGATGTTGTACCGACCGTTCTATGCCGACCAGGCGTTGCTGGAATTTGCCAGCCTGGCGTTGCTGATGGTTGCTATCCGCAAAGAGGGCGAGCTGCAGCGCAGTGTTCTGCACTGGCTGGAGGACGCAGCACGCGAGGTCTATGAAAACGATGGTTTCAACTTCCCGCACCTGCCCCCCCGACTGTCTGGCCTGGCGCACCTGCTCGGCGTGGACGCGGCGCTGGCAGCTACCGCGCTGGACAATCTCAGGCGACCAGTGAATGCCTCCTTCGAGGCCTGGACAGGCGACCTCGACAGCCACCTGCTCGACGCCAGGGTCGAAGCCATCCTCCACGTCGCAGCCACCGGCAGCGTGTCCAACGCGCAGGAGCGATGGGCCTTGGCAAAAGCGGCGGCGTGGGCAGTGTTCAATACCGCAACGGTATTCTGTTCCGGACTGCTGGCCAATGTGGCGTGGCTGGTTGCAGCGCTGTCGGCAGCCAAGGATGACCTGGCACTACTGGCCGATGGCGGTCGCGATGAGCAGATCGTGGCGGCAACCGACCTGTTGACCAACCTGGCGATGTTGCTGGCCCATCGCGTGGCGCATGCCACCTCCGCAACTGAAGCACCTGTGACAGTGCGCTTGAGCGAACCTGCCGAGCGCAACACACCATCCGGGCGATCGTCCGGGTCGATAGAAGAGCAGCCCTGGGCAGAACCCGCAACCGAGCTACGGCCAACGCCCATCAGGGTAGACAGCTGGAGTGCCAATCAGCGCCTGGCCAACCTGTCGCCGGAAAGGCTCCAGGCGCTGGCCAGGCTGCAAGCCAGGCAGTCACTGCAAGGTCATACGCCACTGGGCACGGGGCGGTTGCGCGGGTTGTACGAGGTGGACCAGCGGTACTACGTGAAACTTGCAGGCATCGCCTTCGAAGTGCAGCAGACCTGGGGCGGCGTGCAAATCATCGGCCCGGATGAAAGCAGCGGTGAATGGGTCGCGCAATGGGGCGGTGCCGACGACGGCTACCACATCGTCGGGCGTCAACGCAGCCGAGGTCCGTGGGTGACCCGCTGGAATGATGAGTGGGTACTGAACGTCACAGGTGCAGGTGGCATGCCCAACACTTCACAGGTCCGCTCGCACAACCGCCAGGCGTACGAGCAATTGCTCGCCACCGCCAAGGCGAACCAGACGGAATTATCCAGGCTGGGACCACTCATGGAAAAAAGCCGCCAGAAGCTGCAGGCCTATGATGACCTGGCAGCAGCATTCAACGTGGCTTACCAGGCACTACCCGAAACCCAGCGCGCCTCGCTGCCGGAGCATCTCCAGGTGCAGCGTCGGCAACTGTTGGCGATGCGCGAACGTCATTTGCTCGACTTGAAGGGCGTGAGCCTGTTTCTGGAAAAGCAGGCCAATGCGCTGAAGGCAGGCGTTGAAGCATTCAGGCAGATGCTCGAACCCCGCTTTGCCAGATACGACCGTGCTGGCGGCAACGAACGCAGGCTTGGCGAGTGGACCGGGGCCGCAATCGAAAACGACATGCTGCTGCTCCGTCGCCTGTACGAGCTACCGAACCATGAGCGCCTCCGGGCGCTTGGCCATGGCCTGGACAAGTTCCCGGTGGGGCAGGAGCAACTGTCGCGGTATGCCGAGCTGCGCAAGGCAACTCGCGATGCGCTCGATGTCGCTCGCCGTATTCTGGTGGTCAGCGAACGGCTCGATGAGACACTGCCGCTTGCGCTGGATGACGACCGGGTCCGTTTCGAACACAAGAAAAGCAAAATCGAGCAAGCCATCAGGCTGCGCCCCAATTCAACCCTGATCGTACGCGCGCAAGTCCTCAGCGATATGGCTTACCTGACCCTGGACAAAAGCCAGCTGACCGTTGAAAGCGCAGCCGAACTGCTGCCATTGCAGGATGCTCTAAGTGACCCGCATTTGTCCTCGATGCTGTGGAGCCACGATGGCCTGGCCGCGGCCAACCTACCCTACCAGCAGCAGGTTGACATCCTCAGCGATGCACTGCGCGAGTATCGAGCCGTATTGGGTAAAGCCTGTTATCTGCAATCATTCGAGCACCCCGCCATCGACTCGGCCATGCTTGCGGACTACGTCAAGCAGCTCCAGGCCCTGGTGCACCTGACCGAAGCCGAACTGAGCGCGGCGTTGACCGGCATCGACACCAGCGCGTCGCCGCTGCCAGCGCGTGTCACCCACCAGGTCAGGGCGGGCAGACGCACAGTGATACGCACGTCTCGCGGCCGCTCGATACTGGTAGAGCAAGCGCGGGAGGGCAATCGGGCAATCCAGCACAACCCGCTCACTCAACAGCCCGCCGGCAAGTACGAACAACGGGACGGCGTGTGGTTGGAACTGCCTGTTCAGCAGCCACCCATGCAGCCGGACACGACACAACTGCGCCATCGTGCAGCCAGCCTGTTGGCTCAGAAGGACACACGCCTGGCTGTCGCCGCTCGTTATACCGACGAGCCGAACAGCCTGTCCGACCTGATGGACTGGCAGATAGAGGATATGCGCGAGGTTGCGCAGCAACTGGCAAGCAGCGACCAGCCCAAAGACATCGAACAGGTCAACGAACTGGCCAAGGCCGTTGAATCGGTCACGGCGGAAAAACACCGCCTGCTCACTGATGCCTACCTGAACACCCGTCACCCGGACGCCCGGGCGTTACGCTACCTCAGCGAGCAGCACCGCCTGCAAATTGCCCGAACCACGATACGCAAGGCGCTGAGCAAGCCCGACGATTATCTCGACGTGTACCAGATCAGGGACGTCGAGGCAGCGCAGACGGTGCTCTGGGAAGCGCACTTCCACTATCGGAGCGCGGATGCACCAGCCCGCGCCTTTGTCAAAGGCCACCTGAAATTCTGGGAGCCGAGAGGCAAGGCCCGCGAGGCGCGGATGGAAGAAGCCAGCAGTACGGCGGAGCGCTTGCAGATCTACCGAGGCGACTTGCGCCTGGAGCAGGTAGAAGGCCTGATTCCGTTCCCGGACCAGTGA
- a CDS encoding phasin family protein — MAKVTVKKKDDAPGTLGEVRGYARKIWLAGIGAYARVGQEGSDYFNELVKAGEGVEKRGKKRIDKQLDAANNQLDEATQAVSRVPGRVEIQLDKIEKAFDARVGRALNRLGIPSKHDVEALSIKLEQLHELLERVAHKP; from the coding sequence ATGGCCAAGGTGACTGTGAAAAAAAAGGACGACGCCCCGGGTACGCTGGGCGAGGTGCGTGGTTACGCACGCAAGATCTGGCTGGCGGGTATTGGCGCCTATGCACGCGTGGGCCAGGAAGGCTCCGACTATTTCAACGAGCTGGTCAAGGCGGGTGAAGGTGTCGAGAAACGTGGCAAGAAGCGTATCGACAAACAACTGGATGCGGCCAACAACCAGCTCGATGAAGCGACCCAGGCCGTTAGTCGCGTCCCAGGGCGGGTCGAAATTCAACTCGACAAAATCGAAAAAGCTTTCGACGCACGGGTAGGGCGCGCCTTGAATCGCCTGGGCATTCCGTCTAAACATGACGTTGAGGCGTTGTCCATCAAGCTTGAACAGCTGCATGAGCTGCTCGAGCGCGTCGCGCACAAACCATAA
- the phaC gene encoding class II poly(R)-hydroxyalkanoic acid synthase has protein sequence MKDKPAKGAPTLPATRMNVQNAILGLRGRDLLSTLRNVSRHGLRHPLHTAHHLLALGGQLGRVLLGDTPCQPNPRDPRFNDPTWSQNPFYRRGLQAYLAWQKQTRLWIEESHLDDDDRARAHFLFNLINDALAPSNSLLNPLAVKELFNTGGQSLVRGVAHLLDDLRHNDGLPRQVDERAFEVGGNLAATPGAVVFRNDLLELIQYKPMSEKQHARPLLVVPPQINKFYIFDLSPTNSFVQYMLKSGLQVFMISWRNPDPRHREWGLSSYVQALEEALNACRSISGNRDPNLMGACAGGLTMAALQGHLQARHQLRRVRSATYLVSLLDSKFESPASLFADEQTIEAAKRRSYQRGVLDGAEVARIFAWMRPNDLIWNYWVNNYLLGKTPPAFDILYWNADSTRLPAALHGDLLDFFKLNPLTHPAGLEVCGTPIDLHKVDLDSFTVAGSNDHITPWDAVYRSALLLGGERRFVLANSGHIQSIINPPGNPKAYYLANHKLPGDPRAWFHDAKRSEGSWWPLWLDWITPRSGPLKAPRSELGNATYPPLGPAPGTYVMAR, from the coding sequence ATGAAAGACAAACCGGCCAAAGGAGCGCCAACGCTTCCCGCCACCCGCATGAACGTGCAGAACGCCATCCTCGGCCTGCGCGGGCGTGACCTGTTGTCCACGTTGCGCAATGTCAGCCGCCACGGCCTGCGCCACCCGCTGCATACCGCCCACCATCTATTGGCCCTGGGCGGCCAGCTGGGTCGCGTGCTGCTGGGCGACACGCCTTGCCAGCCGAACCCGCGCGACCCACGCTTCAACGACCCGACGTGGAGCCAGAATCCGTTCTACCGCCGCGGCCTGCAGGCTTACCTGGCCTGGCAGAAGCAGACCCGCCTGTGGATCGAGGAAAGCCATCTGGACGACGATGACCGGGCGCGGGCGCACTTTCTGTTCAACCTGATCAACGACGCCCTGGCGCCAAGCAACTCACTGCTCAACCCGCTGGCGGTCAAAGAGCTGTTCAATACCGGCGGGCAGAGCCTGGTGCGCGGCGTCGCCCACCTGCTCGACGACCTGCGCCACAACGACGGCCTGCCTCGCCAGGTAGACGAGCGCGCCTTTGAAGTGGGCGGCAACCTGGCCGCCACGCCCGGCGCCGTGGTGTTTCGCAACGATTTGCTGGAGCTGATCCAGTACAAGCCGATGAGCGAAAAGCAACATGCACGACCGCTGCTGGTGGTGCCGCCGCAAATCAACAAGTTCTATATCTTCGACCTGAGCCCGACCAACAGCTTCGTGCAATACATGCTCAAGAGCGGCCTGCAGGTCTTCATGATCAGCTGGCGCAACCCCGACCCGCGCCACCGCGAATGGGGCTTGTCCAGCTACGTGCAAGCGCTGGAGGAGGCGCTCAACGCCTGCCGCAGCATCAGCGGCAATCGCGACCCCAACCTGATGGGCGCCTGCGCCGGTGGCCTGACCATGGCCGCGCTGCAAGGCCACCTGCAGGCCAGGCATCAGCTACGCCGGGTGCGCAGCGCCACCTATCTGGTCAGCCTGCTGGACAGCAAGTTCGAAAGCCCCGCCAGCCTGTTCGCCGACGAGCAGACCATCGAGGCCGCCAAGCGCCGCTCCTACCAGCGTGGTGTGCTGGATGGCGCCGAGGTGGCACGGATATTCGCCTGGATGCGGCCCAATGACCTGATCTGGAATTACTGGGTCAACAACTACTTGCTCGGCAAGACGCCGCCGGCGTTCGACATCCTCTACTGGAACGCTGACAGCACGCGCCTGCCCGCTGCGCTGCATGGCGACCTGCTGGACTTCTTCAAGCTCAACCCGCTGACCCATCCGGCCGGTCTGGAGGTGTGCGGTACGCCCATCGACCTGCACAAGGTCGACCTGGACAGCTTCACCGTAGCCGGCAGCAACGACCACATCACCCCGTGGGACGCGGTGTACCGCTCGGCCTTGCTGCTGGGCGGCGAGCGCCGCTTCGTGCTGGCCAACAGCGGGCACATCCAGAGCATCATCAACCCGCCCGGCAATCCCAAGGCCTACTACCTGGCGAACCACAAGCTGCCCGGCGACCCGCGCGCCTGGTTCCACGACGCCAAGCGCAGCGAAGGCAGCTGGTGGCCGTTGTGGCTGGACTGGATCACCCCGCGCTCCGGCCCGCTCAAGGCACCGCGCAGCGAGCTGGGCAATGCCACCTACCCACCGCTGGGGCCCGCACCGGGTACCTACGTGATGGCCCGATGA